From a region of the Gossypium raimondii isolate GPD5lz chromosome 10, ASM2569854v1, whole genome shotgun sequence genome:
- the LOC105776554 gene encoding putative nuclear RNA export factor SDE5 isoform X2, translated as MQGNTSVERKNGETLESSRANNSRNCSRVNGDFTAPKQIWRLVSASSNATNSELKKDEPLESSSSDSSQNSCQANGDSRTVKQKWRLVSASSNTTKSELKKDKPLESSSSDGSQNSCQANGDSRTVKQKWRPVSGGMVSSMLGKGYMKSAPSTNGSNPRTKPLKVDSKEWPASVLWGEGHKSSPPKEDRLHKDMEDFLFKMLGAGFQLERNVIKEVLDSCGYDMQKSMERLLDRSATSLDEGNKILGESSKKTNDKHPISEEPSHKKNIGLNTNGGTRQMKDRYDLQKEIWTALFSAPERLDELPTRRVRPARRSIALGEPVEGPLIDFDSESKVDRVHLQEDKKDDEDEEYGFQALRRAVTEYRGTMKEYYKAAIDAFAKGDKDLANRLVEQGQFFREKACQADEESNQKIFETWGTDAEDEMSLDLHEHGAKEAIRLLKCHLSSLAGIPSFKYLKLILETNEEDSSKGRRRQSVKRLLEKESITWSEGETCGVIRIRLDKINPKSLSFGKKMPSL; from the exons ATGCAGGGGAATACCTCTGTAGAACGAAAAAATGGTGAAACTTTGGAATCATCCCGAGCTAATAATTCCCGGAATTGTTCTAGAGTGAATGGGGATTTTACAGCCCCTAAGCAAATATGGCGACTGGTTTCAGCTTCTAGTAATGCAACTAATAGCGAGCTGAAAAAGGATGAACCTTTGGAATCATCTAGTAGTGATAGTTCTCAGAATTCTTGTCAAGCAAATGGGGATTCAAGAACTGTAAAGCAAAAATGGAGACTGGTTTCAGCTTCTAGTAATACGACTAAGAGCGAGCTGAAAAAGGATAAACCTTTGGAATCATCTAGTAGTGATGGTTCTCAGAATTCTTGTCAAGCAAACGGGGATTCAAGAACTGTAAAGCAAAAATGGAGACCGGTTTCAGGAGGCATGGTTTCGAGCATGCTTGGAAAGGGGTATATGAAGTCCGCCCCTTCGACTAATGGTTCCAATCCACGAACCAAACCTTTAAAGGTAGACTCAAAGGAGTGGCCGGCATCTGTACTTTGGGGAGAAGGACATAAATCCAGTCCTCCAAAAGAGGACCGCTTGCACAAAGATATGGaagattttcttttcaaaatgcTTGGAGCGGGATTTCAACTTGAGAGGAATGTGATCAAAGAAGTTCTCG ATAGCTGTGGATATGACATGCAAAAG AGTATGGAGAGGCTCCTTGACCGGTCAGCTACAAGTTTGgatgaaggaaataaaattcTCGGTGAGTCCAGTAAAAAG ACTAATGATAAGCATCCAATATCAGAGGAACCTTCACACAAAAA AAACATAGGTTTGAACACCAATGGTGGAACAAGACAAATGAAGGATAGATACGATCTCCAAAAGGAGATTTGGACCGCTTTGTTTAGTGCTCCCGAGAGATTAGATGAATTGCCTACAAGAAGAGTGAGGCCAGCAAGAAGGTCTATTGCATTAGGAGAACCCGTGGAAGGACCCCTAATTGACTTCGATTCTGAGTCCAAGGTTGATAGAGTTCACTTGCAAGAAGATAAAAAAGACG atgaagatgaagaataTGGTTTCCAGGCTCTTCGAAGAGCTGTGACGGAATATAGGGGCACAATGAAGGAATATTATAAAGCT GCTATTGATGCTTTCGCTAAAGGGGATAAAGATCTAGCAAACAGACTTGTAGAACAG GGACAATTTTTCCGTGAAAAGGCTTGCCAAGCAGATGaagaatcaaatcaaaagaTTTTCGAAACTTG GGGCACAGATGCGGAAGACGAAATGTCACTCGACTTGCATGAACATGGCGCAAAGGAAGCAATTCGTCTTTTGAAATGCCATCTATCTTCACTAGCAGGCATCCCAT CATTCAAGTACCTAAAACTCATTCTAGAAACAAACGAAGAAGACTCGTCAAAAGGCCGTCGTAGACAATCG GTTAAGAGGCTGTTGGAGAAAGAATCAATAACATGGAGTGAAGGAGAAACTTGTGGAGTAATAAGGATTCGGTTAGataaaataaaccctaaaagctTGAGCTTTGGCAAAAAAATGCCATCTCTTTGA
- the LOC105777075 gene encoding monothiol glutaredoxin-S17: MGGGGAGGSVKDVQSKGELDGLRQSGATLILHFWASWCEASKQMDQLFSHLSTDFPNSHFLRVEAEEQPEISEEYSVSAVPFFVFFKDGKVVDKLEGADPSSLANKVAKVIGSINPGEAAAPASLGMAAGPTVLESVQDLAKANGSSQMGNQVQTGLDDKIKKRLQQLIDSHPVMLFMKGNPEEPKCGFSRKVVDILKDEKVKFGTFDILSDNEVREGLKKFSKWPTFPQLYCKGELLGGCDIAIAMHESGELKEVFRDHGVDIIGTEQGTGGILEPTGLTENLNSRLQSLINSSPVMLFMKGKPGEPKCGFSHKVVEILKQEKVDFESFDILSDDEVRQGLKVYSNWSSYPQLYIKGELIGGSDIALEMQKSGELKRILTEKGIIKEETLEDHLKSLISSSPVMLFMKGTPDNPRCGFSSKVVNALKEEGIDFGSFDILTNDEVRQGLKVFSNWPTFPQLYYKGELIGGCDIVLELRNNGELKATLSE; the protein is encoded by the exons ATGGGAGGAGGTGGTGCTGGTGGTTCAGTGAAAGATGTGCAGTCCAAGGGTGAACTCGATGGGTTACGGCAGAGTGGCGCAACGCTTATCCTTCACTTCTGGGCTTCGTGGTGTGAGGCTTCAAAACAGATGGACCAACTGTTTTCTCACCTCTCCACCGATTTCCCCAACTCTCACTTCCTTAGG gTAGAAGCTGAAGAACAGCCTGAGATATCTGAGGAATACTCGGTTTCTGCTGTGCCTTTTTTTGTCTTCTTCAAG GATGGAAAGGTTGTTGATAAATTGGAGGGTGCAGATCCTTCCAGTCTGGCCAACAAAGTTGCCAAGGTTATTGGGTCAATTAACCCCGGAGAAGCTGCTGCTCCTGCTAGTCTTGGGATGGCTGCTGGCCCCACCGTCCTCGAGAGTGTCCAAGATTTGGCAAAGGCAAACGGTTCATCCCAAATGGGAAATCAAGTGCAAACTGGTCTCGATGACAAAATTAAGAAACGATTGCAGCAATTGATTGACTCTCATCCTGTAATGCTATTCATGAAAGGAAACCCTGAAGAACCCAAGTGTGGTTTTAGCAGAAAAGTTGTTGATATTTTGAAGGATGAAAAGGTGAAATTCGGAACATTCGATATTCTATCAGACAATGAAGTTCGGGAAGGTTTAAAGAAGTTCTCAAAGTGGCCAACTTTTCCTCAACTCTATTGCAAAGGTGAACTTCTTGGTGGATGTGATATAGCAATTGCCATGCATGAAAGTGGTGAACTTAAAGAAGTTTTCAGAGATCACGGAGTTGATATTATTGGGACTGAACAAGGAACCGGTGGCATCTTGGAACCGACCGGATTGACTGAAAACCTAAATTCTCGGCTTCAAAGCTTGATTAATTCAAGCCCGGTTATGCTGTTTATGAAGGGGAAGCCTGGTGAACCCAAGTGTGGTTTTAGCCACAAGGTAGTTGAAATCCTTAAACAAGAGAAAGTCGATTTTGAGAGTTTCGACATTCTCTCAGATGATGAAGTTCGTCAAGGACTGAAAGTTTATTCAAATTGGTCAAGTTACCCTCAATTGTATATTAAAGGTGAACTTATCGGTGGATCAGACATTGCGTTAGAGATGCAGAAAAGTGGTGAACTCAAAAGGATTTTAACCGAGAAAGGCATCATTAAGGAAGAGACACTAGAAGACCATCTAAAAAGTTTGATTTCATCTTCACCGGTGATGCTCTTCATGAAGGGTACCCCCGATAATCCAAGATGTGGCTTCAGCTCTAAAGTTGTCAACGCCCTAAAAGAGGAAGGCATTGATTTTGGGTCATTCGATATTTTAACCAATGATGAGGTTCGACAGGGATTGAAAGTCTTCTCAAACTGGCCGACCTTTCCTCAGCTTTATTACAAAGGTGAGCTTATCGGAGGTTGTGATATTGTACTGGAACTGCGAAACAATGGTGAACTGAAAGCGACACTGTCCGAGTAA
- the LOC105776554 gene encoding putative nuclear RNA export factor SDE5 isoform X1 — protein sequence MEVSGLNGLRYDEESALNSLLDAFGSVFSLNDIASAYCEADRNVDIAGEILFRMQGNTSVERKNGETLESSRANNSRNCSRVNGDFTAPKQIWRLVSASSNATNSELKKDEPLESSSSDSSQNSCQANGDSRTVKQKWRLVSASSNTTKSELKKDKPLESSSSDGSQNSCQANGDSRTVKQKWRPVSGGMVSSMLGKGYMKSAPSTNGSNPRTKPLKVDSKEWPASVLWGEGHKSSPPKEDRLHKDMEDFLFKMLGAGFQLERNVIKEVLDSCGYDMQKSMERLLDRSATSLDEGNKILGESSKKTNDKHPISEEPSHKKNIGLNTNGGTRQMKDRYDLQKEIWTALFSAPERLDELPTRRVRPARRSIALGEPVEGPLIDFDSESKVDRVHLQEDKKDDEDEEYGFQALRRAVTEYRGTMKEYYKAAIDAFAKGDKDLANRLVEQGQFFREKACQADEESNQKIFETWGTDAEDEMSLDLHEHGAKEAIRLLKCHLSSLAGIPSFKYLKLILETNEEDSSKGRRRQSVKRLLEKESITWSEGETCGVIRIRLDKINPKSLSFGKKMPSL from the exons ATGGAGGTGTCTGGTTTAAATGGATTGAGATATGATGAGGAGAGTGCATTGAACAGTTTGCTTGATGCATTCGGATCTGTATTTTCACTTAATGATATTGCTTCTGCTTACTGTGAGGCAGACCGGAATGTGGATATAGCCGGTGAAATTCTGTTTAGAATGCAGGGGAATACCTCTGTAGAACGAAAAAATGGTGAAACTTTGGAATCATCCCGAGCTAATAATTCCCGGAATTGTTCTAGAGTGAATGGGGATTTTACAGCCCCTAAGCAAATATGGCGACTGGTTTCAGCTTCTAGTAATGCAACTAATAGCGAGCTGAAAAAGGATGAACCTTTGGAATCATCTAGTAGTGATAGTTCTCAGAATTCTTGTCAAGCAAATGGGGATTCAAGAACTGTAAAGCAAAAATGGAGACTGGTTTCAGCTTCTAGTAATACGACTAAGAGCGAGCTGAAAAAGGATAAACCTTTGGAATCATCTAGTAGTGATGGTTCTCAGAATTCTTGTCAAGCAAACGGGGATTCAAGAACTGTAAAGCAAAAATGGAGACCGGTTTCAGGAGGCATGGTTTCGAGCATGCTTGGAAAGGGGTATATGAAGTCCGCCCCTTCGACTAATGGTTCCAATCCACGAACCAAACCTTTAAAGGTAGACTCAAAGGAGTGGCCGGCATCTGTACTTTGGGGAGAAGGACATAAATCCAGTCCTCCAAAAGAGGACCGCTTGCACAAAGATATGGaagattttcttttcaaaatgcTTGGAGCGGGATTTCAACTTGAGAGGAATGTGATCAAAGAAGTTCTCG ATAGCTGTGGATATGACATGCAAAAG AGTATGGAGAGGCTCCTTGACCGGTCAGCTACAAGTTTGgatgaaggaaataaaattcTCGGTGAGTCCAGTAAAAAG ACTAATGATAAGCATCCAATATCAGAGGAACCTTCACACAAAAA AAACATAGGTTTGAACACCAATGGTGGAACAAGACAAATGAAGGATAGATACGATCTCCAAAAGGAGATTTGGACCGCTTTGTTTAGTGCTCCCGAGAGATTAGATGAATTGCCTACAAGAAGAGTGAGGCCAGCAAGAAGGTCTATTGCATTAGGAGAACCCGTGGAAGGACCCCTAATTGACTTCGATTCTGAGTCCAAGGTTGATAGAGTTCACTTGCAAGAAGATAAAAAAGACG atgaagatgaagaataTGGTTTCCAGGCTCTTCGAAGAGCTGTGACGGAATATAGGGGCACAATGAAGGAATATTATAAAGCT GCTATTGATGCTTTCGCTAAAGGGGATAAAGATCTAGCAAACAGACTTGTAGAACAG GGACAATTTTTCCGTGAAAAGGCTTGCCAAGCAGATGaagaatcaaatcaaaagaTTTTCGAAACTTG GGGCACAGATGCGGAAGACGAAATGTCACTCGACTTGCATGAACATGGCGCAAAGGAAGCAATTCGTCTTTTGAAATGCCATCTATCTTCACTAGCAGGCATCCCAT CATTCAAGTACCTAAAACTCATTCTAGAAACAAACGAAGAAGACTCGTCAAAAGGCCGTCGTAGACAATCG GTTAAGAGGCTGTTGGAGAAAGAATCAATAACATGGAGTGAAGGAGAAACTTGTGGAGTAATAAGGATTCGGTTAGataaaataaaccctaaaagctTGAGCTTTGGCAAAAAAATGCCATCTCTTTGA
- the LOC105776555 gene encoding stem-specific protein TSJT1 isoform X1, producing MLAVFEKATGNPPEELRLPSVGLDSDGKGTREEILQTFRLLWPESTFYHLSNGNFMTLSHGAQSPLHPSRSMVVMDDIFCIFIGTLVNICELRRHYGLSRQATEAMLVVDAYKVLRDRAPYPPDQVIKDLEGKFAFIIFDAKSGTLFVARDREGSIQLKWGMAGDGSLVLSDDPNTIEKACGKSSASFPPGCIFMNGNGLISIDHPLHKVKAIACQDDDGKICGVMFQVDLFTRLQSIPRNGSAANWADTAIVEGD from the exons ATGTTGGCGGTTTTCGAGAAAGCAACAGGAAATCCACCGGAGGAGCTCAGGCTTCCTTCAGTTGGATTGGATTCTGATGGTAAGGGAACTCGAGAAGAAATCTTGCAGACTTTCAGGTTGCTGTGGCCAGAGTCGACCTTTTACCACCTTTCAAATGGAAATTTCATGACACTGTCACATGGAGCTCAGAGTCCTTTGCATCCAAG CAGGTCCATGGTTGTCATGGATGACATCTTCTGCATCTTTATTGGGACTCTTGTGAACATTTGCGAACTCAGGCGACATTACGGCTTGTCCAGACAAGCAACAGAAGCCATGCTTGTGGTTGATGCTTACAAGGTTCTTCGAGACCGAGCTCCATATCCACCCGACCAAGTCATTAAAGATCTTGAAGGAAAATTTGCTTTCATTATTTTCGATGCTAAATCTGGTACCCTCTTTGTGGCCAGA GACCGTGAAGGAAGCATTCAACTTAAATGGGGAATGGCTGGAGATGGCTCCCTGGTATTATCAGATGATCCAAACACCATAGAAAAGGCTTGTGGAAAATCCTCTGCTTCGTTTCCTCCAG GCTGCATTTTCATGAATGGCAATGGCCTTATAAGCATTGATCATCCACTCCATAAGGTAAAAGCAATAGCTTGTCAAGATGACGATGGGAAAATCTGCGGAGTGATGTTTCAAGTCGACTTGTTTACGAGACTCCAAAGCATTCCTCGTAATGGCAGTGCCGCTAATTGGGCAGATACTGCCATCGTCGAGGGAGACTGA
- the LOC105776555 gene encoding stem-specific protein TSJT1 isoform X2 yields the protein MLAVFEKATGNPPEELRLPSVGLDSDGKGTREEILQTFRLLWPESTFYHLSNGNFMTLSHGAQSPLHPRSMVVMDDIFCIFIGTLVNICELRRHYGLSRQATEAMLVVDAYKVLRDRAPYPPDQVIKDLEGKFAFIIFDAKSGTLFVARDREGSIQLKWGMAGDGSLVLSDDPNTIEKACGKSSASFPPGCIFMNGNGLISIDHPLHKVKAIACQDDDGKICGVMFQVDLFTRLQSIPRNGSAANWADTAIVEGD from the exons ATGTTGGCGGTTTTCGAGAAAGCAACAGGAAATCCACCGGAGGAGCTCAGGCTTCCTTCAGTTGGATTGGATTCTGATGGTAAGGGAACTCGAGAAGAAATCTTGCAGACTTTCAGGTTGCTGTGGCCAGAGTCGACCTTTTACCACCTTTCAAATGGAAATTTCATGACACTGTCACATGGAGCTCAGAGTCCTTTGCATCCAAG GTCCATGGTTGTCATGGATGACATCTTCTGCATCTTTATTGGGACTCTTGTGAACATTTGCGAACTCAGGCGACATTACGGCTTGTCCAGACAAGCAACAGAAGCCATGCTTGTGGTTGATGCTTACAAGGTTCTTCGAGACCGAGCTCCATATCCACCCGACCAAGTCATTAAAGATCTTGAAGGAAAATTTGCTTTCATTATTTTCGATGCTAAATCTGGTACCCTCTTTGTGGCCAGA GACCGTGAAGGAAGCATTCAACTTAAATGGGGAATGGCTGGAGATGGCTCCCTGGTATTATCAGATGATCCAAACACCATAGAAAAGGCTTGTGGAAAATCCTCTGCTTCGTTTCCTCCAG GCTGCATTTTCATGAATGGCAATGGCCTTATAAGCATTGATCATCCACTCCATAAGGTAAAAGCAATAGCTTGTCAAGATGACGATGGGAAAATCTGCGGAGTGATGTTTCAAGTCGACTTGTTTACGAGACTCCAAAGCATTCCTCGTAATGGCAGTGCCGCTAATTGGGCAGATACTGCCATCGTCGAGGGAGACTGA